A window of Planctomycetota bacterium contains these coding sequences:
- the serA gene encoding phosphoglycerate dehydrogenase: MPRVLIADDVAEECARILRKADIEVDVRGKMKPEDLKAAVKDFEGLIVRSAVKVTREILEAGTRLKIVGRAGIGVDNIDQETATRRGIVVMNAPQGNVASAAEHTFALLMANARSIAAADASVRAGKWERSRYLGVELEGKTLGIVGLGKIGSLVAQYARPFRMRVIAYDPLLVKERAEVLGVELVEMDRLLAEADFITFHVPLTERTRGMIGAEQFKKMKRTARIVNTSRGGVIDEKALAEALASREIAGAALDVYEQEPPPKDHPLFRLENVTLTPHLAASTEEAQVKVAVDLAEQFVDFFRHGVVRNAVNLGMLADPSLTPYMRLAEDLGGLAAQLAGGRVRSVAVRYMGQIAGFEPGPITQAALKGALRPTLGDDVNVVNARSFAKEAGIAVTEEKFKDARNYKSLVCVHVEAERGARTVSGTVFEGRESRIVEIDRMDIDLRPSRHMLCLEYLDVPGVVGKVGTILGTNGINIARMEVARVERGRQAMILLSVDDPVRPEILEEIRRAINAHGVHAVTLP, from the coding sequence ATGCCTCGCGTCCTGATCGCGGACGACGTCGCCGAGGAGTGCGCCCGGATCCTCCGCAAGGCCGACATCGAGGTGGACGTCCGCGGGAAGATGAAACCCGAGGACCTCAAGGCGGCCGTCAAGGACTTCGAGGGGCTCATCGTCCGCAGCGCCGTCAAGGTCACCCGCGAGATTCTGGAGGCGGGCACACGCCTGAAGATCGTCGGGCGCGCGGGGATCGGCGTGGACAACATCGACCAGGAAACCGCGACCCGGCGGGGGATCGTCGTCATGAACGCCCCGCAGGGCAACGTGGCCTCGGCCGCGGAGCACACCTTCGCGCTTCTGATGGCCAACGCGCGCAGCATCGCCGCGGCGGACGCCTCCGTGCGGGCCGGCAAATGGGAGCGCTCCCGGTATCTGGGCGTCGAGCTGGAAGGGAAAACCCTCGGGATCGTGGGGCTCGGCAAGATCGGAAGCCTCGTCGCCCAGTACGCGCGCCCGTTCCGCATGCGGGTGATCGCGTACGACCCGCTGCTCGTCAAGGAACGCGCGGAGGTCCTGGGGGTGGAACTCGTGGAGATGGACCGGCTCCTGGCGGAAGCGGACTTTATCACCTTCCACGTCCCCCTCACGGAGCGCACGCGGGGGATGATCGGGGCGGAGCAGTTCAAGAAGATGAAACGCACCGCCCGCATCGTCAACACCTCCCGGGGAGGCGTGATCGACGAGAAGGCGCTGGCGGAGGCGCTGGCGTCCCGGGAGATCGCGGGAGCGGCGCTCGACGTCTACGAGCAGGAGCCGCCTCCGAAGGATCACCCGCTCTTCCGGCTCGAGAACGTCACGCTCACCCCGCATCTGGCCGCCTCCACCGAAGAGGCCCAGGTCAAGGTGGCGGTCGACCTGGCCGAACAGTTCGTCGACTTCTTCCGCCACGGGGTCGTCCGCAACGCCGTCAACCTCGGGATGCTGGCCGATCCGTCGCTGACGCCGTACATGCGGCTGGCGGAGGATCTCGGGGGCCTGGCGGCGCAGCTGGCCGGCGGGCGCGTGCGCTCGGTCGCGGTCCGGTACATGGGACAGATCGCCGGCTTCGAGCCCGGGCCGATCACGCAGGCGGCCCTCAAGGGAGCGCTCCGGCCCACGCTCGGGGACGACGTCAACGTCGTCAACGCCCGCAGCTTCGCCAAGGAGGCGGGCATCGCCGTCACCGAGGAGAAGTTCAAGGACGCCCGCAACTATAAGAGCCTGGTCTGCGTGCACGTCGAAGCCGAACGCGGCGCGCGCACCGTCTCCGGCACGGTCTTCGAGGGCCGGGAGTCGCGCATCGTCGAAATCGACCGCATGGACATCGACCTGCGCCCGTCCCGGCACATGCTCTGCCTGGAGTACCTGGACGTGCCGGGCGTCGTGGGCAAGGTCGGAACCATCCTGGGGACCAACGGCATCAACATCGCCCGCATGGAGGTCGCCCGCGTCGAGCGGGGCCGGCAGGCGATGATTCTGCTTTCCGTGGACGATCCGGTCCGGCCGGAGATCCTGGAGGAGATCCGCCGGGCCATCAACGCGCACGGCGTGCACGCCGTGACGCTGCCGTAA
- the lipB gene encoding lipoyl(octanoyl) transferase LipB has protein sequence MNLEVRRLGLVEFDEAWALQRRLAEEVTPGRGFLLLLEHPPVFTLGKNADPRNILDPRGIPVRRIDRGGDVTYHGPGQLVGYPILDVRKIGVRRFVRSIEDALVRTLAALGVRARRREDCVGVWTAGGKIASIGIRVRRGVSTHGFALNVSMDLRPFEYINPCGRPGCPVTSVERELGRPVAVEEVASRFRLRFGESGLE, from the coding sequence GTGAACCTGGAGGTTCGGCGCCTCGGGCTTGTGGAATTCGACGAGGCCTGGGCGCTCCAGCGCAGGCTCGCCGAAGAGGTCACGCCGGGGCGGGGATTTCTCCTTCTTCTCGAGCATCCGCCCGTCTTCACCCTGGGGAAAAACGCCGACCCGCGCAACATCCTCGATCCGCGGGGCATCCCCGTGCGGCGGATCGATCGCGGCGGCGACGTGACATACCACGGTCCGGGGCAGCTCGTGGGATACCCGATTCTGGACGTGCGGAAAATCGGCGTGCGGCGGTTCGTCCGCTCGATCGAGGACGCGCTCGTGCGGACGCTGGCGGCGCTCGGGGTGCGCGCCCGGCGGCGGGAGGACTGCGTCGGGGTCTGGACCGCCGGAGGGAAGATCGCCTCGATCGGCATCCGCGTGCGTCGCGGCGTTTCCACCCACGGGTTCGCGCTGAACGTGTCGATGGACCTGCGGCCTTTCGAGTACATCAATCCGTGCGGTCGGCCGGGGTGTCCGGTGACCTCGGTCGAGCGCGAGCTGGGCCGCCCGGTGGCGGTGGAGGAGGTCGCTTCCCGATTTCGCTTGCGCTTCGGAGAAAGCGGGCTAGAGTGA
- the ndk gene encoding nucleoside-diphosphate kinase, which produces MERTFCMIKPDGVQRRLVGRILSRFEDKGLRIAGLKLLRMSAEQAERLYAIHKGKPFYDSLVRFVTSSPVVVMVIEGHQAVAVVRKLLGATFGFNAEPGTIRGDYGGSKGFNLIHGSDAVESAQREIPVFFQESELVRYEHADHVWVLEEPERK; this is translated from the coding sequence ATGGAACGAACCTTCTGCATGATCAAGCCGGACGGGGTGCAGCGCCGCCTGGTGGGGCGGATCCTGTCGCGGTTCGAGGACAAAGGGTTGCGGATCGCGGGGCTCAAGCTCCTGCGCATGTCCGCGGAGCAGGCGGAACGTCTCTATGCGATCCACAAGGGGAAGCCCTTCTACGATTCGCTGGTGCGTTTCGTCACTTCGTCGCCGGTCGTCGTGATGGTGATCGAAGGGCATCAGGCGGTGGCGGTGGTCCGGAAGCTCCTCGGGGCCACCTTCGGCTTCAACGCGGAGCCCGGCACGATCCGGGGGGATTACGGCGGTTCCAAGGGGTTCAATCTGATTCACGGGTCGGATGCCGTCGAGTCCGCCCAGCGGGAAATCCCCGTCTTTTTCCAGGAGAGCGAGCTCGTGCGGTACGAGCACGCCGATCACGTCTGGGTGCTCGAAGAACCGGAAAGGAAGTAG
- the efp gene encoding elongation factor P encodes MLSATEVRKGMIVKYEGELQYVMNVFHHTPGNLRSVIQIKMRNLRSGTSKEIRFSSGDKLEQAHVEQVDMEFLYQDGDSFVFMNQENYEQVSLHRELLGEDVQWLKENMVCKVDFYEGRAIAVEVPYTVELRVVETEPSLKGATITNVYKPAKLETGAVVQVPPFIETGEVIRVDTRDGKYLERVSTK; translated from the coding sequence ATGCTGTCGGCCACGGAAGTCCGCAAGGGGATGATCGTCAAGTACGAGGGCGAGCTCCAGTACGTGATGAACGTCTTCCACCACACGCCGGGCAACCTGCGTTCCGTCATCCAGATCAAGATGCGCAACCTGCGCAGCGGGACCTCCAAGGAGATCCGGTTCTCCTCGGGCGACAAGCTGGAGCAGGCCCACGTCGAGCAGGTGGACATGGAGTTCCTGTACCAGGACGGCGACAGCTTCGTCTTCATGAACCAGGAGAACTACGAGCAGGTGTCCCTCCACCGGGAGCTGCTCGGCGAGGACGTGCAGTGGCTCAAGGAGAACATGGTGTGCAAGGTGGACTTCTACGAAGGCCGCGCCATCGCGGTCGAAGTTCCCTACACCGTGGAGCTTCGGGTGGTGGAGACGGAACCGTCCCTCAAAGGCGCCACGATCACCAACGTCTACAAGCCCGCCAAGCTCGAAACCGGCGCGGTCGTCCAGGTGCCCCCGTTCATCGAAACGGGCGAAGTCATCCGGGTCGACACGCGGGACGGTAAATACCTCGAGCGGGTGAGCACCAAGTAA